ATGAGCCAACCGAGGGAAAGCTATCTTTTGATAGCAGTGATATTAAAGGTATTAGGGAAGACACAAGAATGCTATTTCAGGATGCGCGACTGTTGCCGTGGAAGAAAGCCGTCGACAACGTTAAGATTGGGGTCAAATCAGGCAATGTGGACAAGGCGCTTGAAGCTCTAGGCCAGGTTGGCTTGAAGGATCGCGCACAAGATTGGCCCGGCGTTCTATCCGGCGGCCAGCGCCAGCGCATCGCACTAGCAAGGGCACTCGCAGGATCACCACAACTGCTACTGCTAGATGAGCCTCTTGGTGCACTTGATGCCTTGACGAGAATCGAAATGCAGCAATTGATCGAGAACCTGTGGGCAGAACAGCAGTTTACTGCTGTTCTTGTTACGCACGATGTCAGCGAAGCGGTTGCTCTCGCGGATCGTGTTATCCTTATTGAGAACGGACAAATCGCGCTAGACATCCTGATTACTCTGGATCGCCCTAGAGAGCGGGACTCCGGCTTCATCCATTTTGAGAAGCTCATTCTTAACCGCATTCTAGAACGCACGGAAGATGACTTATCCAAATTTAAGAGAAACTCATATGCAATATGAGGCTGCCTAGAAGCCGCCTAAATTTATCGCAAAAAGCTTATCGCAGGAGCGATAAGCTCAAGGACTCTTATCCTTATTCTAACGGCTGGCTAACCAGCATGTGATAAAGACCTTTATCCATCATTAGCTGCTCATGAGTACCAGACTCTGCGATAACTCCCTGATCCAGTACGAGAATGCGGTCCGCATTCCTAATCGTACTTAGTCTATGTG
This portion of the Cohnella abietis genome encodes:
- a CDS encoding ATP-binding cassette domain-containing protein; the protein is MSNIHEGNQLHIESVSKRFGEKDVLQGVTLAIPSGQFVAIVGRSGCGKSTLLRLIAGLDEPTEGKLSFDSSDIKGIREDTRMLFQDARLLPWKKAVDNVKIGVKSGNVDKALEALGQVGLKDRAQDWPGVLSGGQRQRIALARALAGSPQLLLLDEPLGALDALTRIEMQQLIENLWAEQQFTAVLVTHDVSEAVALADRVILIENGQIALDILITLDRPRERDSGFIHFEKLILNRILERTEDDLSKFKRNSYAI